In the Candidatus Rhodoblastus alkanivorans genome, one interval contains:
- the tssM gene encoding type VI secretion system membrane subunit TssM, which yields MFKSPIAKDIASILLYGAGVASVSMIVWTAGPYIAFGDYRPLDNYIVREVVIVVLVAVVAAIGGMSFWRRRKNVAALEEGVVAEEAPDDSETLGERMKDAIATLKASSGGRSDFLYDLPWYVIIGPPGAGKTTALVNSGLRFPLSHGATPTAIAGAGGTRYCDWWFTEDAVLIDTAGRYTTQDSDATLDKKSWLAFLDLLKTHRPKQPINGVIIAISLQDLLTLSQAQIAEHARAIRARLVEIHDRLKVDFPVYALFTKSDLVAGFVEFFADLDEHGRRQVWGATFQTADKKKNMVGETPAEFDALIARLNERMPDRLQDEPAPAPRVALYGFPAQMASLKRVVHDFLNAIFEPTRYHANAALRGFYFTSGTQEGTPIDQLIVALVRNFGAREVRAPVLSGLGKSYFLNDLIQKVIIGEAAWVSTDVAAVRRQMIMKATALGLAAALALGAVGVWWMSYTRNLALVGAMRDADIEYVLAAGDKRDEDVVGDRDFDKIEPLLRKLRYMPDGFQQGEPSPPLAERFGLSQRARLHSSAIEVYRVGLERLLRPRLLYRLEEVLDAKRDDPSALYDALKVYMMLGGAHALDRNFVLSWERQDWRDNLYPGAGQESGRAALEDHLRAMLDLDDGSPPLVELSSAAIENAQRILARLSVAQRAYQLLKSQARDIPDWSAQTAGGLDADRVFETTTGADLSSVRVPGFYTYRGFQTGLLDRLGTIADKVRADKWVLGRIGEETDVAAQFNSLPGDVYQLYAKDFVGAWKEALARLQLRRLTADKPRYLTLSALAAPSSPLRALMESVRDETSLTRERPKPKGGAAGAADRNPPAAPLFNEAAMGAPGASIEAQFRPLAEWVEGSPPNRPIDQLLGRLNEIKDNLIISTSVPAQAAQANASLQAQLQNLRAAGARLPPPFDTMISRAAGAFETEVNNSLLGQLTRALGNQVTGPCLQLIPGRYPFDRGARREIALADFGRLFGVGGVMDRFFQNNLAKYVDQSKRAWIWRRDDALASTFSPTTLVEFQRAEKIRDAFFSTGGVMPSINIQVFPPILSGAGATAKFEANGASVTSQAGAPAASGAIQWPGAAAGGRAAVSLAYDPNAALASLATADNSPSPAAPTAVSSTAVSAVLERTGAWALFRLLDAAGARQHGDRMSASFILGGRELQYQFAFGTSANPYLLPALREFRCPAGL from the coding sequence ATGTTCAAATCGCCGATCGCCAAGGACATAGCGAGCATCCTGCTCTATGGCGCGGGCGTCGCCTCGGTGTCGATGATCGTCTGGACGGCGGGTCCCTATATCGCTTTTGGCGATTATCGCCCGCTCGACAATTATATCGTGCGCGAGGTCGTCATCGTCGTGCTGGTCGCCGTGGTCGCGGCGATCGGAGGAATGTCCTTCTGGCGGCGACGCAAGAACGTCGCCGCTCTGGAGGAAGGCGTGGTCGCCGAAGAGGCGCCGGACGATTCGGAGACGCTCGGCGAGCGCATGAAGGACGCGATCGCCACCTTGAAGGCGTCGAGCGGCGGCCGGTCCGATTTTCTCTATGACCTGCCCTGGTATGTGATCATCGGGCCGCCTGGCGCCGGCAAGACCACGGCGCTGGTCAATTCCGGCCTGCGCTTTCCACTGTCGCATGGCGCCACGCCCACCGCGATCGCCGGCGCGGGCGGCACGCGCTATTGCGACTGGTGGTTCACCGAGGACGCCGTGCTGATCGACACCGCCGGGCGCTACACCACGCAGGATTCCGACGCCACGCTGGACAAGAAGAGCTGGCTGGCCTTCCTTGATCTGTTGAAGACCCACCGGCCGAAGCAGCCCATCAACGGCGTGATCATCGCAATCAGCCTGCAGGATCTGCTGACCCTTTCCCAGGCGCAGATCGCCGAACACGCCCGCGCCATCCGCGCCCGTCTGGTTGAAATCCACGATCGGCTCAAGGTCGATTTTCCGGTCTATGCCCTGTTCACGAAGAGCGATCTCGTGGCCGGCTTCGTCGAATTCTTCGCCGATCTCGACGAGCACGGCCGCCGGCAGGTGTGGGGCGCCACCTTTCAGACCGCCGACAAGAAGAAGAACATGGTCGGCGAGACGCCGGCCGAATTCGACGCGCTAATCGCGCGGCTGAACGAACGCATGCCCGACCGCCTGCAAGACGAGCCGGCGCCCGCACCGCGTGTCGCGCTCTATGGCTTTCCCGCGCAAATGGCTTCGCTCAAACGCGTCGTCCACGATTTTCTCAACGCCATTTTCGAACCGACGCGTTATCACGCCAATGCGGCGCTGCGCGGCTTCTATTTCACCTCGGGCACGCAGGAAGGCACCCCGATCGACCAGCTCATCGTGGCTTTGGTCCGCAATTTCGGCGCGCGGGAGGTACGGGCGCCCGTCCTGTCCGGCCTTGGCAAGAGCTACTTCCTCAACGACCTGATCCAGAAGGTGATCATCGGCGAGGCGGCCTGGGTGTCCACCGACGTCGCCGCCGTGCGCCGCCAGATGATCATGAAGGCGACGGCGCTTGGCCTCGCCGCCGCCCTCGCGCTCGGCGCCGTCGGCGTCTGGTGGATGTCCTATACGCGCAACCTCGCCCTTGTCGGGGCCATGCGCGACGCGGATATCGAATATGTCCTCGCCGCCGGCGACAAACGCGACGAGGATGTCGTCGGGGATCGCGATTTCGACAAGATCGAACCGCTGCTGCGCAAGCTGCGGTACATGCCGGACGGATTCCAGCAGGGCGAGCCCTCCCCGCCCCTGGCGGAACGCTTCGGTCTCAGTCAGCGCGCGCGCCTCCATTCCAGCGCGATCGAGGTCTATCGCGTCGGCCTGGAGCGGCTGCTGCGGCCGCGCCTGCTTTATCGCCTCGAGGAAGTTCTCGACGCCAAACGCGACGACCCCAGCGCGCTCTATGACGCGCTCAAGGTATATATGATGCTCGGCGGCGCGCATGCGCTCGACAGGAATTTCGTGCTGTCCTGGGAGCGGCAGGACTGGCGCGACAATCTCTATCCCGGCGCTGGCCAGGAATCGGGCCGCGCCGCGCTCGAAGACCATTTGCGCGCCATGCTCGATCTCGACGACGGCAGCCCGCCGCTCGTCGAACTGAGCAGCGCCGCGATCGAGAACGCCCAGAGAATTCTGGCCCGGCTCAGCGTCGCGCAGCGCGCCTATCAATTGCTGAAATCCCAGGCGCGCGACATCCCCGACTGGAGCGCCCAGACCGCCGGCGGGCTCGACGCCGATCGCGTCTTCGAGACCACCACCGGCGCGGATCTGTCCAGCGTCCGCGTGCCCGGGTTCTATACTTACCGAGGCTTTCAGACGGGCCTGCTGGACCGTCTCGGCACGATCGCGGACAAGGTCCGCGCCGACAAATGGGTGCTGGGGCGGATTGGCGAGGAGACCGACGTCGCGGCGCAATTCAATAGCCTGCCGGGCGATGTCTATCAGCTCTATGCGAAGGATTTCGTCGGCGCCTGGAAGGAGGCGCTCGCCAGATTGCAATTGCGCCGGCTCACCGCCGACAAGCCGCGCTATCTGACGCTATCGGCGCTGGCGGCGCCGTCTTCGCCTTTGCGCGCGCTCATGGAATCCGTTCGCGACGAAACCTCTCTGACCCGCGAGCGGCCGAAACCAAAGGGCGGGGCCGCCGGCGCCGCCGACCGGAACCCGCCGGCCGCGCCCCTGTTCAACGAGGCGGCCATGGGCGCGCCGGGCGCGAGCATCGAAGCGCAGTTCCGGCCGCTGGCCGAATGGGTCGAAGGCTCGCCGCCCAATCGGCCGATCGATCAATTGCTCGGCAGGCTGAACGAGATCAAGGACAATCTCATCATTTCGACGAGCGTTCCAGCGCAGGCGGCGCAGGCCAACGCCAGCCTGCAGGCGCAATTGCAGAACCTGCGGGCGGCGGGGGCGCGGCTGCCGCCGCCCTTCGACACCATGATCAGCCGCGCGGCGGGCGCCTTCGAAACAGAAGTCAATAATTCGCTGCTCGGACAGCTCACCCGCGCGCTCGGCAATCAGGTGACCGGCCCCTGCCTGCAACTCATTCCCGGCCGCTACCCGTTCGATCGCGGGGCGCGCAGGGAGATCGCCCTGGCCGATTTCGGTCGCCTGTTCGGCGTCGGCGGCGTCATGGACCGTTTCTTCCAGAACAATCTGGCGAAATATGTCGACCAGTCGAAGCGAGCCTGGATCTGGCGGCGCGACGACGCGCTCGCCAGCACTTTTTCGCCGACGACCTTGGTCGAATTCCAGCGCGCCGAGAAGATCAGGGACGCCTTTTTTTCGACTGGCGGCGTCATGCCGTCGATCAATATCCAGGTCTTTCCGCCGATCCTGAGCGGCGCCGGCGCCACCGCCAAATTCGAGGCCAACGGCGCCTCGGTCACATCGCAGGCCGGCGCGCCGGCGGCGTCGGGCGCGATCCAATGGCCGGGCGCAGCCGCCGGCGGCCGCGCCGCGGTCAGCCTGGCCTATGATCCCAACGCCGCATTGGCCTCCCTGGCGACCGCCGACAATTCGCCGTCGCCGGCCGCGCCCACCGCCGTGTCGTCGACCGCGGTCTCCGCGGTTCTGGAGCGGACGGGCGCCTGGGCTCTGTTCCGCCTTCTCGACGCCGCGGGAGCCCGGCAGCATGGCGACCGCATGTCCGCGAGTTTCATTTTGGGGGGGCGTGAATTGCAATACCAGTTCGCATTCGGGACGAGCGCCAATCCCTATCTGCTGCCGGCTTTGCGGGAATTCCGCTGCCCGGCGGGCCTTTAG
- the tagF gene encoding type VI secretion system-associated protein TagF: MGAGCSLFGKAPTRRDFFAVATPRSFLAAWEPWLQNAVAASRDALRDGWIKAYLSAPIWRFWLGSDILGAAAIGAIMPSMDGVGRYFPLTLVACAAAGETFDPPEVDAQDQWFEEVEDYLLATLGMREHDALLAAFGAAPAPRSRPKKASWPDVAFDPYDIVRVETAGRAFESCFTLARGADPDRAFSSSSFWWTIGGDGFSPRAFAARRLPSPFIFAPMLTGEFARAEAGDA, encoded by the coding sequence ATGGGCGCGGGCTGCTCGCTGTTCGGCAAGGCGCCGACGCGCCGCGATTTTTTCGCCGTGGCGACGCCGCGGTCCTTTTTGGCGGCCTGGGAGCCGTGGCTGCAGAATGCGGTCGCCGCCAGCCGTGACGCGCTGCGCGACGGCTGGATCAAAGCCTATCTGTCGGCGCCGATCTGGCGTTTCTGGCTCGGCTCCGACATTCTGGGCGCCGCCGCGATCGGCGCGATCATGCCGTCAATGGACGGGGTCGGCCGCTATTTTCCGTTGACGCTGGTCGCCTGCGCCGCAGCCGGAGAAACCTTCGATCCGCCTGAGGTCGACGCCCAGGACCAATGGTTCGAGGAGGTCGAGGATTATCTGCTCGCCACCCTCGGCATGCGCGAGCACGACGCCCTGCTCGCCGCTTTCGGCGCGGCGCCCGCCCCAAGGAGCCGCCCTAAAAAGGCGTCCTGGCCCGATGTCGCTTTCGACCCTTACGACATCGTTCGGGTCGAGACGGCCGGTCGTGCATTCGAGTCCTGTTTCACGCTGGCGCGCGGGGCCGATCCGGACCGCGCCTTTTCGTCGTCGTCCTTCTGGTGGACGATTGGCGGCGACGGCTTTTCCCCGCGGGCGTTCGCCGCGCGGCGGCTGCCGTCGCCCTTTATTTTCGCCCCCATGCTGACGGGCGAATTCGCTAGAGCGGAGGCCGGCGATGCCTGA
- a CDS encoding PP2C family protein-serine/threonine phosphatase, protein MPDRSEWDTPFSSAAATHVGLVRERNEDSMIALPEVGLWAVADGMGGHQAGAYASACVTDALAKIEPAPDVEALARAGRERIVEANAQIFAFSRKVAGGVAGATVAALFAADRRVACLWCGDSRIYRVRDGAIEQLTHDHTELQEYIDRGALAREEADHWPNRNVLTRAIGVAETPQLDAAFGDLRPDDTFVVCSDGLTIHVSDAEIQSALRGRAARAGCDHLVELALSRGGKDNVSVIVVQFKPDATRPSPGRRAVRQASS, encoded by the coding sequence ATGCCTGACAGGAGTGAATGGGACACGCCGTTTTCGAGCGCCGCGGCGACCCATGTAGGCCTGGTGCGCGAGAGAAATGAAGACAGCATGATCGCGCTGCCGGAGGTCGGCCTGTGGGCGGTGGCGGATGGCATGGGCGGCCATCAGGCGGGCGCCTACGCCAGCGCCTGCGTGACCGACGCCCTCGCCAAGATTGAGCCTGCGCCGGATGTCGAAGCGCTGGCGCGCGCCGGCCGCGAGCGGATCGTCGAAGCCAATGCGCAAATTTTCGCCTTTTCCCGAAAGGTCGCCGGCGGCGTCGCGGGCGCCACGGTCGCCGCGCTTTTCGCGGCCGACCGGCGCGTCGCCTGTCTCTGGTGCGGCGACAGCCGAATCTACCGGGTGCGCGACGGCGCCATCGAGCAACTCACCCACGATCACACTGAATTGCAGGAATATATCGACCGTGGCGCGCTCGCGCGCGAGGAAGCCGACCATTGGCCAAATCGCAACGTGCTGACACGCGCCATCGGTGTCGCGGAGACCCCGCAATTGGACGCCGCGTTTGGCGACCTGCGCCCCGACGACACATTCGTCGTCTGCAGCGACGGCTTGACCATCCATGTCAGCGACGCCGAAATTCAGTCCGCTCTGCGCGGACGCGCCGCGCGCGCCGGTTGCGACCATCTCGTCGAGCTGGCCTTGTCGCGCGGCGGCAAGGACAATGTCTCGGTCATCGTCGTGCAATTCAAGCCCGACGCGACGCGCCCGTCGCCGGGCCGACGCGCGGTAAGACAGGCCAGCTCATGA